The Microbacterium phyllosphaerae region TTCGGGCGACGACGGCGTCCACCACTCGCCCTGGACATAGCTCGGCAGATACTCGGTCATCTCTCCTCGTTCCATGCGTAGAACCCTTCGCCGCTCTTGCGGCCGAGTCTTCCCTCGGCGACCATTCGTCGCAGCAGATCCGGTGGAGCGAACCGGGCGCCGAGCGCACGTTCCAGCTCCTCCGCGATGCCCAGGCGCACATCCAGCCCGACGATGTCGGTGGTGCGCAGCGGGCCCATCGGATGCCGGTACCCGAGTGTCATCGCCGCATCGATGTCGGCCGCGGACGCGACGCCCTCCTCGAGCATCCGGATGGCCTCGAGGCCGAGCATCACACCCAGTCGCGAGGACGCGAAGCCGGGGGAGTCTCTCACCACGATCGGCGTCTTGCCGAGGGACGTCACCCACCGGCCGGCGAGGTCGGTCACCGCGGCATCCGTCGCTGTTCCGTGCACGATCTCGACCAGCGCGGAGGCGGGAACCGGGTTGAAGAAGTGGAGGCCGAGGAAGAGCTCCGGGTGCACGCGGTTCGCGGCCAGGTCATCGATCGAGATCGACGACGTGTTGCTCGCCAGCGTCGCATGTGCGGGCATCGCCGCTTCGGCGCGGGCGAGGGCCTGCTCCTTGAGTTCGCGATCCTCGGGCACCGCCTCGATCACGAGATCGACGTCGGTGAACGCCGCGATGTCGCGTCCTGCGCTGAGACGCCCGATGATCTCTGTCTCCTGCAGCGAGGGGTCGCGTTCGACGGATCTGCGGATGCTGTCGCTGACGCGCGCCAGGGCCGCATCCGCGCTCGCCGCATCGCGCTCGACCACGCTCACGTGCGAGCCGGCGAGCAGGAACGCGTGGGCGATCCCGGCTCCCATGCGCCCCCCGCCGAGCACCCCGACCCCGCGCGGTGCCTTCGCTGTCTCGCTCATCGGTTCTTCCTCTCGAGGAATGCGGTCATGCGGCGATGCTTCTCGGGCGACGCGAACAGCTCGGCCTGCAGCTCGAACTCGATCGCCGGATGCTGTGCCCGCGGCGCGCGCAGTGCGCGTTTCGTGTGCTGCGTCGCCAGCGGATCGTTCGCCGTGATGCGGTCGGCGATCGCGTGCGCCGCCGAAAGCAGCTCGTCGGAGGGATGCAGCGACGAGACGAGCCCCCACCGCAGCGCCTCCTCGGCGTCGAGGGCGCGCCCGGTGAGAAGCAGTTCGCTCGCCCGTGCGTCGCCGACGATCTCGGGCAGGCGCCATGTCGCACCTGCTGCGGCGATGATCCCGAGTCCGGTCTCGGGGTTCCCGATGCGCAATGACGGCGTGGCGATGCGGATATCGGCCGCGTAGGCGAGTTCGGCGCCGCCCCCGAGTGCATAGCCGTCGATCGCCGCGATCACCGGCATCGGCAGTTCGCGCACGCGGATGAAGGCCATCGCGTTGATGCCGCGCCTGGCGTCGTCCGCGGTGCGGTCGCGCAGCTGGGCGATGTCGGCGCCCGCCGCGAAGATCCCGTCGGAGCCGGTGACGATGAGCGTCCGCGGCGATGCCTCGAGCGCGGCGCACAACTCGTGCAGGGCGTCGATGGTCTCCTGGTCGATCGCATTGCGCTTCTCGGGGCGGTCGAGCGTGGCGACGACCCTGTCGTCGCGCTCCTCGATGTGCAGGGTCACGGGAGACGCTCCACGATCATCGCCGTGCCCTGCCCGACGCCGACGCACATCGTGGCGAGTCCGTATCGAGCCCCTTCGCGTTCTAGTCGGCCCAGCAGGGTGACGATGAGCCGTGATCCGCTCGAGCCGAGCGGGTGACCCAGCGCGATGGCTCCGCCGTCGGCGTTGACGATCGCGGGGTCCAGCCCCAGGCGGCGGATGCAGGCGAGGGACTGCGAGGCGAAGGCCTCGTTCAGCTCGACCGCTCCGAGGTCGCCGATCTGCAGGCCCGCCTTCGCGAGCGCCTTCTGCGTGGCCGGCACCGGGCCGAGGCCCATGATCTCGGGAGCCAGTGCGGCTGTCGCCGACGCGACGATCCGCGCGCGAGGCCGCAGTCCATGCCGCTCGACAGCGTCGGCGCTCGCCACGACGATCGCCGAGGAGCCGTCGTTCAGTGAGCTGGAGTTGCCGGCTGTCACGACCTCGCCTCCGGCGACGACGGGGCGGAGGGCCGTGAGTGCATCGAGGGTGCTGTCGCGCCGGGGGCCTTCGTCTGTGTCGACGACTCCGCGGCCCGTCTCCACTCCGACGATCTCGGGGGCGAACCGACCGGCGTCGATCGCGGCGATCGCCCGCTGATGGCTCAGAAGAGCGAACGCGTCGGCATCCCCACGGCTGATCCCGTCGACGCGGGCGACCTCTTCCGCCGTCTCGGGCATCGAGAAGGTCGCCTTGTCCCGAGCGCTCAGTCGCGGGTTCGTGAACCGCCAGCCGATGGACGTGTCGAAGGAGGCGCCGGGTTTCGCCCACGCGCGCTCCGGCTTCGCCTGCACCCAGGGTGCCCGGGTCATGGACTCGACGCCGCCGGCGACGATGAGGTCTGCGTCACCCGCGCGCACGGCGTTCGCGGCGAGTGCGATCGCCGACATTCCGGAGGCGCAGAGGCGGTTGACGGTCAGACCGGGGATCGAATCGGGGAGACCCGCGAGCAGCACGGCCATGCGCGCCACGTTGCGGTTGTCTTCTCCGGCCTGGTTCGCGGCTCCGAGGATGACCTCGTCGATCGCCTCGGCGGGTACGCCCGCCCGACGGACGGTCTCACCCACCACGAGGGCTGCGAGGTCGTCGGGGCGGACGGACGCGAGCGCGCCTCCGTACCGGCCGACGGGGGTGCGGACGCCATCGACGAGATAGGCCTCGGACATCGTCATCCTCTCGATCACCAACGCTGGCGATAATTTCAGACCGATCGGTCAGGAATACGATCTCAGATCGCAGAGCGAATGGCAACTCACCGGGAATGACAGACTTGGCCCATGGCGCAGCCCCGATCCGATGCGCCGGCCCCCAAGCGCGGCCGGCCAGGTTATGACCGTGAGCAGGTGCTCGCGGTCGCCGTGAAGGTGTTCAACGAGCAGGGCTACGACGCGACGAGTGTCGCAGACCTCAGCGCGACGCTGGGGCTCACCAAGTCCGCGCTCTACCACCACTTCGAATCGAAGTCCGCGATCCTCGAACTCGCACTGAACGACGCCCTCGACGCGCTCGAGGCCGTCGTCGACGACGCGACAGCCCGGCATCCACTCGCCTCCGACCGTCTGCGATCGATCATCCGCGGCGCGGTGCATGTGCTCACCGAGAAGCTCCCCTCGGTGACGCTGCTGCTGCGCGTCCGTGGCAACGGCGACGTCGAGACGTCCGCACTCGTCCGTCGCCGCGCTTTCGATCAGAGGGTCACCGCCATCGTCACCGAGGCTCAGGCCGAAGGGCTGATCCGCGACGACGTGGATGCCGCAGTCGCCACCAGGCTGATCTTCGGCATGATCAACTCCGTGGTCGAGTGGTACCGCCCCGGTGGACCCGTCGACCCCGACGAGCTGGGTGAGGACATCCTGCGGGTGAGTCTGGACGGACTGCAGTCCCGCTGAGCCCCACTCGCGCCGATGTATTGCGCGTATGCTGTCCGACACGCGATGAGGCGAGGAGTGACCAATGGACGATCGCGCACCCGATGCGGTCGCTGGCAGAGTCGTCGTCGACTGCGGTGCGGTGCCCTCCGCCGAGCGGTTCGACATGTGGACGGATGCCGTGAACCGCAGTTTCGTGCCGTTGCGGGCCTGGTCGTCCGAACGGGCCGAGCGGTCGGGTTTCCAGGGCAAGCTCGTCGCACAGCCGGTCGGCCCGCTGTCGGTCTCGAGCGTCGCAGGATCAGCGGTGCGCGTGAGTCGCACGAGAGCGGAGATCGCCCGAGACGACCCTGGGCACATCAAACTCGGCGTGCAGCTGCAGGGGCGCAGCCTGATCGGTCAGGACGGTCGCGAGGCGATCCTGATGCCCGGAGACTTCGCCGTCTACGACACGACGAGACCGTACGCGCTCGACTTCGACGGCCCGTTCCGGATGCTCGTGGTGATGTTCCCCCTCGAGACTCTGCGCATCGATCGGGCACGACTGCGCGCCCTCACCGCTTCGCGGTTCTCCGGACGCGAAGGCGTCGGAGCGATCGCGTCGTCGATGCTGCGCGCCTATGACGCGACGCTCGAGAACGGCACACTGCAGAATCGGATGCCGTTGTCGGACGCGGTGCTCGACATGCTCACCGCCGCTCTGGGCGAGCGGCTCGAGCTGGAGCTGGACGGTGGCGAGGAGGTCGGACGCCGAGCCCTGCTCACCCGGATCGAGCTGTACATCGCGGAGCACCTCGGCGATGCCGAACTCACCGTCACGGAGATCGCGAGGGCCCACCACATCTCGGTGCGCTATCTGCAGAAGCTGTTCGAGGGCAAGAACGACACCGTCAGCGCGTGGATCCGGCATCGTCGGCTCGACGCCACGAGGCGCGATCTGAGCAACCC contains the following coding sequences:
- a CDS encoding 3-hydroxyacyl-CoA dehydrogenase family protein — translated: MSETAKAPRGVGVLGGGRMGAGIAHAFLLAGSHVSVVERDAASADAALARVSDSIRRSVERDPSLQETEIIGRLSAGRDIAAFTDVDLVIEAVPEDRELKEQALARAEAAMPAHATLASNTSSISIDDLAANRVHPELFLGLHFFNPVPASALVEIVHGTATDAAVTDLAGRWVTSLGKTPIVVRDSPGFASSRLGVMLGLEAIRMLEEGVASAADIDAAMTLGYRHPMGPLRTTDIVGLDVRLGIAEELERALGARFAPPDLLRRMVAEGRLGRKSGEGFYAWNEER
- a CDS encoding enoyl-CoA hydratase/isomerase family protein; its protein translation is MTLHIEERDDRVVATLDRPEKRNAIDQETIDALHELCAALEASPRTLIVTGSDGIFAAGADIAQLRDRTADDARRGINAMAFIRVRELPMPVIAAIDGYALGGGAELAYAADIRIATPSLRIGNPETGLGIIAAAGATWRLPEIVGDARASELLLTGRALDAEEALRWGLVSSLHPSDELLSAAHAIADRITANDPLATQHTKRALRAPRAQHPAIEFELQAELFASPEKHRRMTAFLERKNR
- a CDS encoding thiolase family protein produces the protein MSEAYLVDGVRTPVGRYGGALASVRPDDLAALVVGETVRRAGVPAEAIDEVILGAANQAGEDNRNVARMAVLLAGLPDSIPGLTVNRLCASGMSAIALAANAVRAGDADLIVAGGVESMTRAPWVQAKPERAWAKPGASFDTSIGWRFTNPRLSARDKATFSMPETAEEVARVDGISRGDADAFALLSHQRAIAAIDAGRFAPEIVGVETGRGVVDTDEGPRRDSTLDALTALRPVVAGGEVVTAGNSSSLNDGSSAIVVASADAVERHGLRPRARIVASATAALAPEIMGLGPVPATQKALAKAGLQIGDLGAVELNEAFASQSLACIRRLGLDPAIVNADGGAIALGHPLGSSGSRLIVTLLGRLEREGARYGLATMCVGVGQGTAMIVERLP
- a CDS encoding TetR/AcrR family transcriptional regulator, which translates into the protein MAQPRSDAPAPKRGRPGYDREQVLAVAVKVFNEQGYDATSVADLSATLGLTKSALYHHFESKSAILELALNDALDALEAVVDDATARHPLASDRLRSIIRGAVHVLTEKLPSVTLLLRVRGNGDVETSALVRRRAFDQRVTAIVTEAQAEGLIRDDVDAAVATRLIFGMINSVVEWYRPGGPVDPDELGEDILRVSLDGLQSR
- a CDS encoding helix-turn-helix domain-containing protein; translated protein: MDDRAPDAVAGRVVVDCGAVPSAERFDMWTDAVNRSFVPLRAWSSERAERSGFQGKLVAQPVGPLSVSSVAGSAVRVSRTRAEIARDDPGHIKLGVQLQGRSLIGQDGREAILMPGDFAVYDTTRPYALDFDGPFRMLVVMFPLETLRIDRARLRALTASRFSGREGVGAIASSMLRAYDATLENGTLQNRMPLSDAVLDMLTAALGERLELELDGGEEVGRRALLTRIELYIAEHLGDAELTVTEIARAHHISVRYLQKLFEGKNDTVSAWIRHRRLDATRRDLSNPTQSAQQISSIGARWGFTDATAFTRAFRTRFGITPSEYRAQTLTVAH